Proteins encoded in a region of the Malaciobacter mytili LMG 24559 genome:
- a CDS encoding AI-2E family transporter, protein MLERSNIMYYFFYVATSIIIIAGFKAASEVVIILLLSIFIASILSAFLNFMEERKIPKLPSYFLLFSILIIISLLLTYMINTSLTSFSSNLPIYEKKIKASILLIINYIEEYGFNINKEEILKALNFSYFFKFTTNLIGDIGAIFSKALLVFIGVAFILSETKVFEKKLKVIFNSDSKKLYSFKLFSHNLQKYFIVKTFTSFLTGFFIFVVLFFFKVDYPILWAVIAFLFNFIPVVGSIVAAIPAVLLSLVSGHLDHTLWLMLFYVVINISISNILEPKFMGKELGLSPMIIFFSLIFWGWILGIVGMFLAVPITMTLKIAFESTQNTRWIGVLLSDLSSKKNRS, encoded by the coding sequence ATGTTAGAACGATCAAATATAATGTATTATTTTTTTTATGTGGCAACTTCGATTATTATTATTGCAGGTTTTAAAGCTGCTTCTGAAGTTGTTATTATTTTACTTCTATCTATTTTTATTGCTTCTATTTTATCTGCTTTTTTAAATTTTATGGAAGAAAGAAAGATTCCTAAACTTCCCTCATATTTTCTTCTTTTTTCTATCTTAATAATTATTTCGCTACTTTTAACATATATGATAAATACTTCATTAACAAGTTTTTCAAGTAATTTACCAATATATGAAAAAAAGATAAAAGCTTCGATTTTATTGATTATAAATTATATTGAAGAGTATGGTTTTAATATAAATAAAGAAGAAATTTTAAAAGCTTTAAATTTCAGTTACTTTTTTAAATTTACTACAAATTTAATAGGAGATATAGGTGCTATTTTTTCAAAGGCTTTATTAGTATTTATTGGTGTTGCATTTATTTTATCTGAAACAAAAGTTTTTGAAAAAAAACTAAAAGTGATTTTTAATAGTGATAGTAAAAAATTATATAGTTTTAAACTTTTTTCACATAATTTACAAAAATATTTTATAGTTAAAACTTTTACAAGTTTTTTAACAGGTTTTTTTATTTTTGTTGTTTTGTTCTTTTTTAAAGTTGATTATCCTATTTTATGGGCAGTTATAGCCTTCTTATTTAATTTTATTCCAGTTGTTGGTTCAATTGTTGCTGCAATTCCTGCTGTTTTACTATCTTTAGTTAGTGGGCATTTAGATCATACTCTTTGGCTTATGTTATTTTATGTGGTGATTAATATAAGTATAAGTAACATCTTAGAACCAAAATTTATGGGTAAAGAGTTAGGTCTTTCTCCTATGATTATCTTTTTTTCTTTGATTTTTTGGGGCTGGATACTTGGCATAGTGGGTATGTTTTTAGCAGTACCAATTACAATGACTTTAAAAATTGCCTTTGAATCTACACAAAATACTAGATGGATAGGAGTTTTATTATCCGATTTAAGTAGCAAGAAAAATAGAAGTTAA
- a CDS encoding type I secretion system permease/ATPase has translation MENEEKVEETESLKNLKDKRQVDNLLECLLFLSKYHKRETSAQSLTFGLPIHKSSMNVDMFLQASSKIGLTTKIVKRDIPDITKLALPSVLLLEKERACVLIDYDLQKGEAQVILPGLSSGVITITMEKLQSEYTGSLIIVKPEFNFNNRIENEIIVEQPKEWFWGTLKRNSGIYKQVIIVSLFINLFILATPLFTMNVYDRVLPNNAIETLWVLFIGISIVMLFDFILKLLRSYFLGVASKRTDTIISNRIFNQLLNIKINAKPASTGQFVSRLQSFESIREFFTSATIAAVVDFPFVIIFIIVIFYIGGPLGYVTIATVVISILTSWYMQRPLKEIIEKSVKEEQIKQTTLIETVTGLEIIKSIKAQNRMRTHWDKSVNKTTYYADKGQFLSQTITFFTAFISQFSNILIVAGGVYLASEGEMTMGAIIASMILNGRVIAPVSQLVGMIIKYDKTMLSLNNLDEVMKMPVEKDNKTYISRPNLNGSIEFKDVQFSYKDQNHLTLKNINLTINQGEKVAILGKIGSGKSTLLKLIMNLYEPTKGSVLIDGVDIRQIDPVDLRNAIGSVPQEPFLFMGTIKDNITIGEQYVSDEELLRVSKIAGLNEFLGKHEAGYDLIVGERGEGLSGGERQAVTLARALISNPNILMLDEPTNSMDRQTEKMFINRVEEIVEDKTLIVVTHKTSLLQLVDRVIIVENGQVILDGPKEEVFNKMSK, from the coding sequence GTGGAAAATGAAGAGAAGGTAGAAGAGACAGAAAGTCTAAAAAACTTAAAAGACAAAAGGCAAGTGGATAATTTATTAGAATGTTTACTTTTTCTGTCTAAATATCATAAAAGGGAAACTTCTGCACAATCTTTAACTTTTGGTTTACCAATACATAAATCTTCTATGAATGTAGATATGTTTCTACAAGCTTCATCAAAGATAGGTCTTACAACAAAAATAGTTAAAAGAGATATTCCAGATATTACAAAATTAGCTTTACCTTCTGTTTTACTACTTGAAAAAGAAAGAGCTTGTGTTTTAATTGATTATGATTTACAAAAAGGAGAAGCACAAGTAATCTTACCTGGATTAAGTTCAGGAGTAATTACTATTACTATGGAAAAACTTCAAAGTGAATATACAGGTAGTTTAATTATTGTAAAGCCTGAGTTTAACTTTAATAATAGAATAGAAAATGAGATTATTGTTGAACAACCAAAAGAGTGGTTTTGGGGTACTTTAAAAAGAAATTCAGGAATTTATAAACAAGTAATAATTGTATCTTTGTTTATAAATCTTTTTATACTAGCAACACCTCTTTTTACAATGAATGTATATGATAGAGTTCTTCCTAATAATGCAATAGAGACTTTATGGGTTTTATTTATAGGTATCTCAATAGTAATGCTATTTGATTTTATTTTAAAGCTTTTAAGAAGTTATTTTTTAGGAGTTGCTAGTAAAAGAACAGATACTATTATCTCAAATAGAATTTTTAATCAATTATTAAATATAAAAATAAATGCAAAACCAGCATCAACTGGACAATTTGTAAGTAGATTACAATCTTTTGAAAGTATAAGAGAATTTTTTACAAGTGCAACTATTGCAGCAGTTGTGGATTTTCCTTTTGTTATTATTTTTATTATTGTTATATTTTATATTGGAGGCCCTTTAGGCTATGTTACTATTGCAACGGTAGTGATTTCTATACTTACTTCTTGGTATATGCAAAGGCCTTTAAAAGAAATAATTGAAAAATCTGTAAAAGAAGAACAAATAAAACAAACAACTCTAATAGAAACTGTTACAGGTTTAGAAATTATTAAAAGTATTAAAGCTCAAAATAGAATGAGAACACATTGGGATAAATCAGTTAATAAAACAACTTATTATGCTGATAAAGGGCAATTTTTATCTCAAACTATTACATTTTTCACTGCTTTTATTTCACAGTTTTCAAATATATTAATAGTTGCTGGTGGGGTATATTTAGCAAGTGAAGGTGAGATGACAATGGGTGCTATTATTGCTTCGATGATATTAAATGGAAGAGTAATTGCCCCAGTTTCACAACTTGTTGGAATGATTATTAAATATGATAAAACAATGCTTTCTTTAAATAATCTTGATGAAGTTATGAAAATGCCAGTGGAAAAAGATAATAAAACATATATTAGCAGACCAAATTTAAATGGATCTATTGAATTTAAAGATGTACAATTTTCATATAAAGACCAAAATCATTTAACTTTAAAAAATATAAATTTAACTATTAACCAAGGTGAAAAAGTAGCAATATTAGGAAAAATTGGTTCAGGGAAATCTACTTTATTAAAGTTAATTATGAATTTATACGAGCCAACTAAAGGTTCTGTTTTAATAGATGGTGTAGATATTAGGCAAATTGATCCTGTTGATTTAAGAAATGCAATAGGTTCTGTTCCTCAAGAACCATTCTTATTTATGGGAACAATTAAAGATAATATTACTATTGGAGAACAATATGTTTCTGATGAGGAGTTATTAAGAGTTTCAAAAATTGCTGGATTAAATGAGTTTTTAGGAAAGCATGAAGCTGGATATGATTTAATTGTTGGAGAAAGAGGTGAAGGTTTAAGTGGTGGTGAAAGACAAGCTGTTACCCTTGCAAGGGCACTTATTTCAAATCCAAATATTTTAATGTTAGATGAGCCAACAAACTCAATGGATAGACAAACTGAAAAGATGTTTATAAATAGAGTTGAAGAAATAGTAGAAGATAAAACTCTAATAGTTGTAACTCACAAAACATCACTTTTACAACTAGTTGATAGGGTGATTATTGTTGAAAATGGTCAAGTTATTTTAGATGGACCAAAAGAAGAAGTATTTAATAAAATGAGTAAGTAA
- a CDS encoding TolC family protein has protein sequence MKKILIPIVLFFSTSVLNALSLKDSVEKALTNNPDILAERKNQEAYKLYVDEKESKYLPTLDFNAYLERSKVKDKYNDRPHTSGIKDGYNAGLTLRQLIYDGGLTPSEVRQMEHENLANKFRSLNAIENTILETANSYVTLVKFDELINLSYDLIKTNEKNLTIAKEKEQISGEVLETYQVSSKLQFATDKYYEEKNSRKEQLNALKKYVGIDVDGKVCRPIIDEKVFPKDIEATVKEAILKNHQIKEQIEKIKSQREKIAQNNSSFLPKINFELKVSTDNDLELPENGIENEAYARINFDWNLYNGGANKVKTKQEKIFLQEQKKTLDVITEKIVEDIKNQHQKFYNNKKRIEVLKKYIDANANIVEVYKNEFEAGTRTFVDILNAETELYQSIQSLIYREYDLYSNYYGLLYNLSLLTPTLLTQENQNCEVIKPKVYKISPDIKKEEFSDELKELLETNVSEIIGKELKTSDISQYNKKNTTNTTIPNNTVKADIKHKVKYGDTLFSISRKYNITVKNLMFANNLTSNSIKAGETLVIKYFDN, from the coding sequence ATGAAAAAGATTTTAATTCCAATAGTTTTGTTCTTTTCTACTTCAGTATTAAATGCTTTAAGTTTAAAAGATAGTGTGGAAAAAGCACTAACTAATAACCCTGATATTTTAGCAGAAAGAAAAAATCAAGAAGCATATAAACTTTATGTAGATGAGAAAGAGAGTAAGTATTTACCAACTTTAGATTTTAATGCTTATTTAGAAAGATCAAAAGTTAAAGATAAATATAATGACAGGCCTCATACTTCAGGTATAAAAGATGGTTATAATGCTGGATTAACATTACGACAATTAATTTATGATGGTGGTTTAACTCCTAGTGAAGTTAGACAAATGGAACATGAAAATTTAGCAAATAAATTTAGAAGTTTAAATGCTATTGAAAACACTATTTTAGAAACAGCAAACTCATATGTTACTTTAGTGAAGTTTGATGAACTAATAAATTTATCTTATGATTTAATTAAAACAAATGAAAAAAATCTAACAATTGCAAAAGAAAAAGAGCAAATAAGTGGTGAAGTTTTAGAAACTTATCAAGTATCTTCAAAATTGCAATTTGCAACAGATAAATATTATGAAGAAAAAAATAGTAGAAAAGAGCAACTTAATGCTTTAAAAAAATATGTAGGTATTGATGTTGATGGAAAAGTGTGTAGACCAATTATTGATGAAAAGGTTTTCCCAAAAGATATAGAAGCTACTGTAAAAGAAGCTATCTTGAAAAACCATCAAATTAAGGAACAAATAGAAAAAATTAAATCTCAAAGAGAAAAAATTGCTCAAAATAACTCTTCATTTTTACCAAAAATAAATTTTGAATTAAAAGTAAGTACGGATAATGATTTAGAATTACCAGAAAATGGAATTGAAAATGAAGCATATGCAAGAATTAACTTTGATTGGAACCTTTATAATGGAGGAGCAAATAAAGTTAAGACAAAACAAGAAAAAATTTTTTTACAAGAACAAAAAAAGACTTTAGATGTTATAACTGAAAAAATAGTTGAAGATATAAAAAATCAACATCAAAAGTTTTATAACAACAAAAAAAGAATTGAAGTTCTTAAAAAATATATTGATGCAAATGCAAATATTGTAGAAGTATATAAAAATGAATTTGAAGCAGGAACTAGAACATTTGTTGATATTTTAAATGCAGAAACAGAACTTTATCAATCAATTCAAAGTTTAATTTATAGAGAGTATGATTTATATTCAAATTATTATGGATTGCTTTATAATCTTTCTTTATTAACTCCTACACTTTTAACTCAAGAAAATCAAAATTGTGAAGTGATAAAACCAAAAGTTTATAAAATTTCACCTGATATAAAAAAAGAAGAATTTTCTGATGAATTAAAGGAGCTATTAGAGACTAATGTAAGTGAAATTATTGGTAAAGAGTTAAAAACTTCAGATATATCTCAGTATAATAAGAAAAATACAACAAATACAACAATTCCAAATAATACAGTAAAGGCTGATATAAAACATAAAGTTAAATATGGAGACACTTTATTCTCTATTTCAAGAAAGTATAATATTACGGTTAAAAACCTTATGTTTGCAAATAATTTAACATCAAATTCAATAAAAGCTGGTGAAACATTAGTAATTAAATACTTTGATAATTAA
- a CDS encoding sensor histidine kinase yields the protein MNYKNEKNLTRIIRYSLPLLTIIISLVITILLFLENKRTFEQEKKLLNSEFIKENKKNIQEEVERVYNYILYMKESTDNSLKNQIKNRVYEAYQIANDIYEKYKNKKSKEEIFEIIKDTLRSITFNEGRGYYFIDDINGIKHLQPLNPEFEGKNLLNYKDANGYEFVKTISETIKNKSERFDTYYWYKPNDLKSYRKISFYKYFEPYNIVIGTGEYVEDYENEVKRKVLNYINLIRYKNEGYIFILDYDFNYLSHINPKYIGKNALLIDDAKNIENVSKDILFIAKNGEGYYSYIQYRKPSTNLPTKKISYVKGIKNWNWIIGTGFYEDDLKNNLEQKKKEIDTKFLNYISNVLVVAFVLTLIFLAISIYISKLIEDNFRIYKKEIENQQNILAQQSKMASMGEMIANIAHQWRQPLSVISTAATGISFQKELNSLSDKDFFEATEKINDSAQYLSKTIDDFKNFFSPIKNEKLTNIKELFLKTFKLLDAQFKTKNINIVQNIKDIQIVTLENEFLQVLINILNNARDELVKVEYDRFIFINVSHNEKTAIIEIYDNAGGINEKYLEKVFEPYFTTKDKSIGTGIGLYMSHEIVTKHLNGTLSVQNYEFTYKNKNYKGAKFTIEIFI from the coding sequence GTGAATTATAAGAATGAGAAAAATTTAACAAGAATTATTAGATATAGTTTACCTTTACTAACAATAATTATTTCATTGGTGATTACAATATTACTTTTTTTAGAAAATAAAAGAACTTTTGAACAAGAAAAAAAATTATTAAATAGTGAATTTATAAAAGAGAATAAAAAGAATATTCAAGAAGAAGTTGAAAGAGTTTATAACTATATTTTATATATGAAAGAATCAACTGATAATTCTTTAAAAAATCAGATAAAAAATAGAGTATATGAAGCTTATCAAATAGCAAATGATATTTATGAAAAATATAAGAATAAAAAATCAAAAGAAGAGATTTTTGAAATTATAAAAGATACTTTACGCTCAATTACTTTTAATGAAGGGCGAGGGTATTATTTTATTGATGATATAAATGGAATAAAACATCTTCAGCCTTTAAACCCTGAGTTTGAAGGTAAAAATTTATTAAATTATAAAGATGCAAATGGTTATGAGTTTGTAAAAACTATTTCTGAAACAATAAAAAATAAAAGTGAAAGATTTGATACTTATTATTGGTATAAGCCAAATGATTTAAAATCATATCGTAAAATAAGTTTTTATAAATATTTTGAGCCTTACAATATTGTTATTGGGACAGGTGAGTATGTTGAAGATTATGAAAATGAAGTAAAAAGAAAAGTTTTAAATTATATAAATCTTATTCGATATAAAAATGAAGGGTATATTTTTATTTTGGATTATGATTTTAACTATTTAAGTCATATAAATCCTAAATATATAGGAAAAAATGCTCTTTTAATTGATGATGCAAAAAATATTGAAAATGTTTCAAAAGATATTTTATTTATTGCAAAAAATGGGGAAGGATATTACTCATATATTCAATATAGAAAACCAAGTACAAATCTTCCAACAAAAAAAATATCTTATGTAAAAGGTATAAAAAACTGGAATTGGATAATTGGAACAGGTTTTTATGAAGATGATTTAAAAAATAATTTAGAACAAAAAAAGAAAGAGATAGATACTAAGTTTTTAAACTATATTTCAAATGTTTTAGTTGTAGCTTTTGTATTAACTTTAATATTTTTAGCAATTTCTATATATATCTCAAAGCTTATTGAGGATAATTTTAGAATTTATAAAAAAGAGATTGAAAATCAACAAAATATTTTAGCTCAACAGTCTAAAATGGCAAGTATGGGTGAAATGATAGCAAATATTGCCCATCAATGGAGACAACCGTTATCTGTTATCTCCACTGCTGCAACAGGAATTAGTTTTCAAAAAGAGTTAAATAGTTTAAGTGATAAAGATTTTTTTGAAGCAACAGAAAAAATAAATGATTCAGCACAATATTTATCTAAAACAATAGATGATTTTAAAAACTTTTTTAGTCCAATTAAAAATGAAAAACTAACAAATATAAAAGAGCTATTTTTAAAAACTTTTAAATTGTTAGATGCTCAATTTAAGACAAAAAATATTAATATAGTACAAAATATTAAAGATATTCAAATAGTAACTTTAGAAAATGAATTTTTACAAGTTTTAATAAATATTTTAAATAATGCTAGAGATGAACTTGTAAAAGTAGAATATGATAGATTTATTTTTATAAATGTTTCTCATAATGAAAAAACTGCTATTATTGAAATATACGATAATGCAGGCGGGATAAATGAAAAATATTTAGAAAAAGTTTTTGAACCATATTTTACAACAAAAGATAAAAGTATTGGTACTGGAATTGGACTTTATATGAGTCATGAAATAGTGACTAAGCATTTAAATGGAACTTTAAGTGTGCAAAACTATGAATTTACATATAAAAATAAAAACTATAAAGGTGCTAAATTTACAATAGAAATTTTTATATAA
- a CDS encoding ankyrin repeat domain-containing protein has translation MIRTLFFFITLLVFSGCSFSNQTISNKKELILEENYALHEAVRANNIELVKELISKNINKKDLYGYTPLHLAVRFNYFDIAKELINNGADVNTIDIYKDTPLLDSTRSGYSDISKLLICSKADAKFVDSFNKSALDYALLKNDEIILSLLKGENLQESCKEKEELFDEVEEQIIDTFEEEKNFNQLSISLSKLFPNLKTWNANYNKNTQTFTFKSKNIFQNGNLSEEYKRILNEFFPKYIEEVLKYKEKILNIYIDYSSSKKELLILQNDADKVFEYMKKLNNKTIRENIIWIEKNFFSDGVVLEKTSFDKLEFKVESISN, from the coding sequence ATGATTCGTACTTTATTTTTTTTTATAACTTTACTAGTTTTTTCTGGATGTTCTTTTTCAAATCAAACCATATCAAATAAAAAAGAATTAATTTTAGAAGAAAACTATGCTTTACATGAAGCTGTAAGAGCTAATAATATAGAGTTAGTAAAAGAGCTAATTTCTAAAAATATAAATAAAAAAGATTTATATGGATATACTCCTTTACATTTAGCAGTAAGATTTAACTATTTTGATATTGCAAAAGAGTTAATCAATAATGGTGCAGATGTAAATACAATAGATATTTATAAAGATACCCCTTTACTTGATAGTACAAGAAGTGGGTATAGTGATATTTCAAAATTATTAATTTGTAGTAAGGCAGATGCTAAATTTGTAGATAGTTTTAATAAATCAGCATTAGATTATGCTTTACTAAAAAATGATGAAATTATTCTTTCTTTATTAAAAGGTGAAAACTTACAAGAATCTTGTAAAGAAAAGGAAGAACTATTTGATGAAGTAGAAGAACAAATAATAGATACATTTGAAGAAGAAAAAAACTTTAATCAGTTATCTATTAGTTTAAGTAAGCTTTTCCCTAATTTAAAAACTTGGAATGCAAACTATAATAAAAATACTCAAACTTTTACTTTTAAAAGTAAAAATATTTTTCAAAATGGAAATTTAAGTGAAGAGTATAAAAGAATTTTAAATGAATTTTTTCCAAAATATATAGAAGAAGTTTTAAAATATAAAGAAAAGATTTTAAATATTTATATTGATTATTCTAGTAGTAAAAAAGAGCTTTTAATTCTACAAAATGATGCAGATAAAGTTTTTGAGTATATGAAGAAACTAAATAATAAAACTATACGAGAAAATATAATTTGGATTGAAAAAAACTTCTTTTCAGATGGAGTTGTTTTAGAAAAAACTTCTTTTGATAAATTAGAGTTTAAAGTAGAGAGTATTTCTAATTAG
- a CDS encoding HlyD family type I secretion periplasmic adaptor subunit: MQNNEKKTTPSKSKFGLINWIKEIYGLEDSQKKDLDFVYTSYSYANEKPSKLSNTLFIIIVLIFTSFILWASLAKIDELARGEGKVIPSDKIQKVQSFDGGVISEILVKEGEIVNKGAPLLKIDTTRFQASFEENKQSYLSLLAVRVRLEVESKIDINKDTPKLQFPKEILENGMEYAKSEENLLESRIRELKSSVKVLRNQLEQKQQELVEIENTVKNLKKSFKIIKEQRKTIQQLAQKGAKSRYDVLNIEKEYNKTSGDLEAALLSIPRSKSAIKEAEFKIDEKINSFKSEASNQLQKTLSELNKFGAKLISEKDKVAKTVLVSPVHGIVKQIYLNTIGGVVQSGTDLVEIVPDSNILLVEAKIDPKDIAFINPSQKAIVKITAYDFSIYGGLDGKIVEISADSIVDKDSKDGKSYYRIVVKTDKNYLERNGQKLPIIPGMIASVDIVTGKKTILDFILKPILKVKQNALTER, translated from the coding sequence ATGCAAAATAACGAAAAAAAAACAACACCTTCTAAATCAAAATTTGGTTTAATTAATTGGATAAAAGAAATTTATGGCTTAGAAGATAGCCAAAAGAAAGATTTAGATTTTGTATATACTAGTTATAGTTATGCAAATGAGAAACCTAGTAAATTGTCAAATACTTTATTTATAATTATTGTTTTAATTTTCACTTCTTTTATACTTTGGGCTTCTTTGGCTAAAATAGATGAGTTAGCAAGAGGAGAGGGAAAAGTAATCCCTTCTGATAAAATTCAAAAAGTTCAATCTTTTGATGGTGGAGTAATCTCTGAAATCTTAGTTAAAGAAGGAGAAATAGTAAATAAAGGTGCTCCTTTACTTAAAATTGATACTACAAGGTTTCAAGCCTCTTTTGAAGAAAATAAACAATCATATTTAAGTTTATTAGCTGTAAGAGTTAGATTAGAAGTTGAATCAAAAATTGATATAAATAAAGATACTCCTAAATTGCAATTTCCTAAAGAGATTTTGGAAAATGGAATGGAATATGCAAAATCAGAAGAGAATCTTTTAGAAAGTAGAATAAGAGAACTTAAATCTTCTGTTAAAGTATTAAGAAATCAATTGGAACAAAAACAGCAAGAATTAGTTGAAATTGAAAATACTGTTAAAAATCTAAAAAAAAGTTTTAAGATTATTAAAGAACAAAGAAAAACAATACAACAATTGGCACAAAAAGGTGCTAAATCAAGATATGATGTACTTAATATTGAAAAAGAATATAATAAAACAAGTGGAGATTTAGAAGCTGCATTGTTATCTATCCCTCGTTCAAAATCTGCTATAAAAGAAGCAGAATTTAAAATTGATGAAAAAATCAATTCATTTAAATCTGAGGCTTCAAATCAATTACAAAAAACTTTAAGTGAATTAAATAAATTTGGAGCAAAATTAATTTCAGAAAAAGATAAAGTTGCAAAAACGGTTTTAGTTTCACCAGTGCATGGTATTGTTAAACAAATATATTTAAATACTATTGGTGGAGTTGTTCAATCAGGTACAGACTTAGTAGAGATAGTACCTGATAGTAATATTTTATTAGTAGAAGCAAAAATTGATCCAAAAGATATTGCTTTTATTAATCCAAGTCAAAAAGCTATAGTTAAAATAACTGCTTATGATTTTTCTATTTATGGTGGACTTGATGGAAAAATTGTTGAAATTTCAGCAGATAGTATTGTAGATAAAGATTCAAAAGATGGAAAATCTTATTATAGAATTGTTGTAAAAACAGATAAAAACTATCTAGAAAGAAATGGTCAAAAACTTCCAATTATTCCAGGGATGATTGCCAGTGTTGATATTGTAACAGGGAAAAAAACAATTTTAGATTTTATATTAAAACCAATTTTAAAAGTAAAACAAAATGCCTTAACTGAAAGATAA
- a CDS encoding response regulator transcription factor produces MNNSIIETNHHYKDALTNLTILYVEDEEIIKENITKVLKLLCKKCISFSNAHDALEYFKKNSIDIIITDINLPNMDGIDFVRQLRDIDEKVPIIFLTAYLETDYLLEGIRNRIIDYLNKPVDFEVLLNSLLKATKDILDNGRYKIKLKNSLEYDVLNKKLLDLTKGEYIKLTSNESKLFDLLIKNRHRVVKIDEIKDTIWQDSYEATESALKNLLNKLRNKIGKESILNISKVGYKIEVL; encoded by the coding sequence TTGAATAACTCAATTATAGAAACAAATCACCACTACAAAGACGCTTTGACTAATCTTACCATATTATATGTAGAGGATGAAGAAATTATAAAAGAAAATATTACAAAAGTATTAAAGTTATTATGTAAAAAATGTATCTCTTTTAGTAATGCCCATGATGCATTAGAATATTTTAAAAAAAATTCAATTGATATTATTATTACAGATATTAATCTTCCTAATATGGATGGAATTGATTTTGTAAGGCAATTAAGAGATATTGATGAAAAAGTTCCAATTATTTTCCTTACTGCATATTTGGAAACAGATTATCTTTTAGAAGGAATTCGAAATAGAATTATTGATTATTTAAATAAACCTGTTGATTTTGAAGTATTATTAAACTCTCTTTTAAAAGCAACTAAAGATATTTTAGATAATGGAAGATATAAAATAAAACTAAAAAACTCTTTAGAATATGATGTTCTTAATAAAAAACTTTTAGATTTAACAAAAGGTGAATATATAAAATTGACTTCTAATGAATCAAAATTATTTGATTTATTGATAAAAAATAGACATAGAGTTGTAAAAATAGATGAAATAAAAGATACAATTTGGCAAGATAGCTATGAAGCCACAGAATCAGCTTTAAAAAATCTATTAAATAAACTAAGAAATAAAATAGGGAAAGAGTCTATTTTAAATATTTCAAAAGTAGGATATAAAATAGAAGTATTATAA